The proteins below are encoded in one region of Mangifera indica cultivar Alphonso chromosome 7, CATAS_Mindica_2.1, whole genome shotgun sequence:
- the LOC123221199 gene encoding alkaline/neutral invertase A, mitochondrial-like codes for MKTITLLGNSTMKHSGRFLMTRGNGSILSLPTLKHQYQHHTLTKNFLTFGQSNQIQSRPFEIWSVRRIFYNTQKCFCALSPSFGQTRVVSRPYCGVSTKSRGFCLAAFSLASKVQNLSTSVETRVNDTNFERIYVQNGVNVKPLVVERIDKDENIAVVQESIAEVDSVEDVDGDKNLEGVKRLVIETSPRREETDIEKEAWRLLQESVVRYCGSPVGTMAANDPNDKQPLNYDQVFIRDFVPSALAFLLRGEAEIVKNFLLHTLQLQSWEKTVDCYSPGQGLMPASFKVRNVPLDDNKFEEVLDPDFGESAIGRVAPVDSGLWWIILLRAYGKITGDYALQERVDVQTGIKLIMNLCLADGFDMFPSLLVTDGSCMIDRRMGIHGHPLEIQALFYSALRCSREMLSVSEGSKNLVRAINNRLSALSFHIREYYWVDMKKINEIYRYKTEEYSMDATNKFNIYPEQIPAWLMDWIPEEGGYLIGNLQPAHMDFRFFTLGNLWSIISSLGTPKQNEAILNLFEVKWNDLVGHMPLKICYPALEYEEWHIITGSDPKNTPWSYHNGGSWPTLLWQFTLACIKMRKFELAQKAVDMAEKRLSADRWPEYYDTRTGKFIGKQSRLFQTWTIAGFLTSKMLLENPDMASLLFWDEDYDLLEICVCALSKTGRKKCSRGAAKSQILV; via the exons ATGAAAACAATAACTCTTCTGGGCAATTCTACAATGAAGCACTCCGGCAGATTCCTAATGACTCGTGGGAATGGTTCAATTTTGTCCTTACCAACCCTTAAACACCAGTACCAACACCATactttaaccaaaaattttctaacttttggTCAGAGCAACCAAATCCAATCACGTCCTTTTGAAATTTGGAGCGTTCGACGCATATTCTACAATACCCAGAAATGTTTTTGCGCTTTGAGCCCTAGTTTTGGCCAAACCAGGGTTGTCTCAAGGCCTTATTGTGGTGTTTCGACTAAAAGTAGAGGTTTCTGCCTTGCAGCTTTTAGTTTAGCATCTAAAGTTCAAAACTTGTCAACTTCTGTTGAGACTCGTGTGAATGATAcgaattttgaaagaatttatGTTCAAAATGGTGTCAATGTTAAGCCTTTGGTTGTTGAGAGaattgataaagatgaaaacATCGCGGTAGTGCAAGAATCAATAGCTGAAGTTGACAGTGTTGAAGATGTTGATGGAGACAAAAATCTGGAGGGTGTTAAGAGATTAGTGATTGAGACTAGTCCTAGGAGAGAAGAGACTGATATCGAAAAGGAGGCATGGAGATTGTTGCAAGAATCTGTTGTAAGGTATTGTGGGAGTCCTGTAGGGACTATGGCTGCTAATGATCCTAATGATAAACAACCGTTGAATTATGATCAAGTGTTTATTCGTGATTTCGTGCCTTCTGCTTTGGCTTTCTTGTTGAGAGGAGAAGCTGAAATAGTGAAGAATTTCCTCCTTCATACCTTGCAGTTACAg AGTTGGGAGAAAACAGTGGACTGCTACAGCCCAGGACAGGGATTGATGCCTGCCAGTTTTAAAGTCAGAAATGTACCTCTTGATGACAATAAGTTTGAAGAAGTCCTAGATCCAGATTTTGGTGAATCAGCAATTGGTCGTGTTGCACCTGTGGATTCTG GGTTGTGGTGGATTATTCTTTTGAGGGCATATGGAAAGATTACTGGTGACTATGCATTGCAAGAAAGGGTGGATGTTCAGACAGGCATAAAATTGATTATGAATTTGTGCTTGGCTGATGGTTTTGATATGTTTCCTTCATTGTTAGTCACTGATGGTTCTTGCATGATAGACCGTCGGATGGGTATCCATGGTCACCCCCTTGAGATCCAA GCCTTGTTTTACTCAGCCCTACGGTGTTCCCGTGAGATGCTGTCAGTTAGTGAAGGATCCAAGAATTTAGTTAGAGCAATCAACAATAGACTGAGTGCATTATCATTTCACATCAGAGAATATTATTGGGTGGATATGAAGAAGATCAATGAAATATACCGATACAAAACAGAAGAATACTCCATGGATGCCACCAACAAGTTTAATATTTATCCTGAACAAATTCCTGCATGGCTAATGGATTGGATACCAGAGGAAGGTGGATATTTGATTGGCAATCTACAACCTGCTCACATGGATTTTAGGTTCTTCACACTTGGAAACCTTTGGTCCATCATTTCATCTTTGGGTACTCCAAAGCAAAATGAAGctattttaaatctttttgaAGTCAAATGGAATGATCTTGTGGGGCATATGCCTTTGAAGATATGTTATCCTGCTTTGGAGTATGAAGAGTGGCACATTATCACTGGAAGTGACCCAAAGAACAC ACCATGGTCATATCATAATGGTGGATCTTGGCCAACACTTCTGTGGCAG TTCACATTGGCATGCATCAAGATGAGAAAATTCGAATTAGCCCAGAAGGCAGTTGACATGGCTGAAAAGAGGCTTTCAGCTGATCGTTGGCCCGAATATTATGACACCCGAACAGGGAAGTTTATTGGAAAACAATCACGACTTTTCCAGACATGGACTATTGCTGGGTTCCTGACTTCTAAAATGCTCCTGGAGAATCCAGATATGGCTTCCTTGTTATTCTGGGACGAGGATTATGATCTTCTCGAGATTTGTGTCTGTGCTCTTAGCAAGACTGGGCGGAAGAAATGCTCACGTGGTGCAGCTAAGTCTCAGATTCTTGTCTAA
- the LOC123220332 gene encoding uncharacterized protein LOC123220332 isoform X2, translating into MSLVTEEIRAKAEMYRGDEICKEKSQELLRELGLPNGLLPLHDIEECGYVKETGFVWLKQKNSITHKFEKIGKLASYATEVTAVVEPSKIKKLTGVKTKELFVWIRLSDIYIADPSSGKITFQTPAGLNRSFPVSAFQVEEKEKDVKDEDNKEMDEALPVKDVKDEDNKEMNEAVPVKVVEDEDNKEMNEALPVKELKDEDNTDMNEAVPVKDV; encoded by the exons atgtCTCTTGTCACAGAAGAAATCAGAGCAAAGGCAGAGATGTACCGTGGAGATGAGATATGTAAAGAGAAATCTCAGGAGTTGCTGAGGGAGTTGGGGTTGCCAAATGGGTTGTTGCCATTACATGACATTGAAGAGTGTGGGTATGTGAAAGAGACGGGTTTTGTGTGGCTGAAACAGAAGAACAGCATAACCcacaagtttgaaaagattgggAAGCTAGCGAGTTACGCAACTGAGGTCACTGCTGTTGTTGAACCCAGCAAGATCAAGAAACTCACTGGGGTGAAGACCAAAGAGCTATTTGTTTGGATAAGACTGAGTGATATATATATTGCTGATCCATCAAGTGGGAAGATCACTTTTCAGACTCCTGCCGGGCTCAATAGGTCTTTCCCTGTTTCTGCTTTTCAggttgaagagaaagagaag GATGTAAAGGACGAAGACAACAAGGAAATGGATGAAGCTTTGCCAGTTAAGGATGTAAAGGACGAAGACAACAAGGAAATGAATGAAGCTGTGCCAGTTAAGGTTGTAGAGGACGAAGACAACAAGGAAATGAATGAAGCTTTGCCAGTTAAGGAATTAAAGGACGAAGATAACACGGATATGAATGAAGCTGTGCCAGTTAAGGATGTGTAA
- the LOC123220332 gene encoding uncharacterized protein LOC123220332 isoform X1: MSLVTEEIRAKAEMYRGDEICKEKSQELLRELGLPNGLLPLHDIEECGYVKETGFVWLKQKNSITHKFEKIGKLASYATEVTAVVEPSKIKKLTGVKTKELFVWIRLSDIYIADPSSGKITFQTPAGLNRSFPVSAFQVEEKEKDVKDEDNKETNEAMPVKDVKDEDNKEMDEALPVKDVKDEDNKEMNEAVPVKVVEDEDNKEMNEALPVKELKDEDNTDMNEAVPVKDV, translated from the coding sequence atgtCTCTTGTCACAGAAGAAATCAGAGCAAAGGCAGAGATGTACCGTGGAGATGAGATATGTAAAGAGAAATCTCAGGAGTTGCTGAGGGAGTTGGGGTTGCCAAATGGGTTGTTGCCATTACATGACATTGAAGAGTGTGGGTATGTGAAAGAGACGGGTTTTGTGTGGCTGAAACAGAAGAACAGCATAACCcacaagtttgaaaagattgggAAGCTAGCGAGTTACGCAACTGAGGTCACTGCTGTTGTTGAACCCAGCAAGATCAAGAAACTCACTGGGGTGAAGACCAAAGAGCTATTTGTTTGGATAAGACTGAGTGATATATATATTGCTGATCCATCAAGTGGGAAGATCACTTTTCAGACTCCTGCCGGGCTCAATAGGTCTTTCCCTGTTTCTGCTTTTCAggttgaagagaaagagaaggatgTAAAGGACGAAGACAATAAGGAAACGAATGAAGCTATGCCAGTTAAGGATGTAAAGGACGAAGACAACAAGGAAATGGATGAAGCTTTGCCAGTTAAGGATGTAAAGGACGAAGACAACAAGGAAATGAATGAAGCTGTGCCAGTTAAGGTTGTAGAGGACGAAGACAACAAGGAAATGAATGAAGCTTTGCCAGTTAAGGAATTAAAGGACGAAGATAACACGGATATGAATGAAGCTGTGCCAGTTAAGGATGTGTAA